The Altererythrobacter sp. CAU 1644 genome has a window encoding:
- a CDS encoding N-acetyl sugar amidotransferase → MRDYQICVNCIMDTSDSRISFDERGWCEYCNNYHQSIVPNWHPDERGEREIAAQIDKIKADGKGRDFDCLIGLSGGVDSSYLTYIAKEKFGLRPLLYHVDAGWNSQEAVNNIEKLVDGLGLDLYTEVVNWPEMRDLQLAFFKAGVPHLDTPQDHAFFAGLYNFAAKNDVKYILTGANYSTECVREPLEWHYHASDLRQLRDIHRLFGSRPLKSFPLAGILKFKVFYRFVKGVRVVKPLNHIPYVKESAMDELVERFGWQRYPHKHYESRFTRFYEGYWLRKKFGYDKRRAHFSSLILTGQLSRNEALERIAKDPYPPEQVAQDFEYIATKLGITEAELQAMFDAPNKTYRDYANMMPILDLGAKVFRVLGLQRAVMR, encoded by the coding sequence ATGCGCGACTACCAGATTTGCGTAAATTGTATCATGGATACCAGCGACTCCCGCATCAGCTTCGATGAACGGGGGTGGTGCGAATACTGTAACAATTATCATCAGAGCATCGTCCCGAACTGGCATCCAGATGAACGGGGTGAGCGCGAGATCGCTGCGCAGATCGATAAGATCAAGGCGGATGGGAAGGGGCGCGACTTCGACTGCTTGATTGGCCTTTCGGGCGGAGTCGATAGTAGTTACCTTACCTATATCGCAAAGGAGAAGTTTGGACTTCGCCCGCTGCTATACCACGTCGACGCGGGCTGGAACTCACAGGAAGCCGTCAATAACATTGAAAAGCTGGTCGATGGACTTGGCCTTGACCTCTATACTGAGGTCGTCAATTGGCCCGAAATGCGCGATCTTCAGTTGGCTTTTTTCAAGGCAGGCGTGCCCCACCTCGACACGCCTCAGGACCACGCGTTCTTCGCGGGACTTTACAACTTCGCGGCCAAGAACGATGTGAAATACATCCTTACAGGCGCGAACTATTCCACCGAGTGCGTGCGCGAACCGCTCGAATGGCACTACCACGCGTCAGATCTGCGTCAGTTGCGCGACATCCATCGTTTGTTCGGCTCCCGACCACTCAAATCTTTCCCGTTGGCAGGAATCCTAAAGTTCAAAGTCTTCTACCGGTTCGTGAAAGGGGTGCGAGTGGTAAAACCTCTCAACCACATCCCATACGTCAAGGAATCGGCCATGGACGAACTGGTGGAGCGTTTCGGCTGGCAGCGCTACCCACACAAACATTACGAATCTCGATTCACGCGTTTCTACGAAGGATATTGGCTGCGCAAGAAGTTCGGCTATGACAAGCGCCGTGCGCATTTTTCCAGCCTGATTCTCACTGGGCAGTTAAGCCGAAATGAGGCCCTCGAACGCATTGCGAAAGATCCGTATCCGCCGGAGCAGGTGGCACAGGATTTCGAATACATCGCGACCAAACTGGGTATAACCGAGGCAGAGCTCCAGGCGATGTTCGACGCGCCCAACAAGACTTATCGCGACTACGCCAACATGATGCCGATTCTAGACCTTGGGGCGAAGGTTTTTCGAGTCCTTGGGTTGCAAAGGGCTGTGATGCGGTGA
- a CDS encoding class I SAM-dependent methyltransferase, with product MNQKILTQEQISSFYHDEFVADQVRDFGELVDHHPEDGVVVDIGGGCGFFARALSASGGWRTRVIDMDPASIESCTSIGVEGRIGNALAPAVEGDERVVCFNLILHHLVGSSESATRSLQIDALRKWHGRVPTLFVNEYIYQSFLGRLSPRLIFEITSSRMLSLFASMVARIVPSFKANTFGVGVRFRSHEDWCEIFEEAGYKVTKVAIGSPEPIAHPLRLLLIRTIRRDSYRLEPK from the coding sequence ATGAATCAAAAAATATTGACGCAAGAGCAAATTAGCTCATTCTACCATGACGAGTTCGTGGCAGACCAAGTGCGGGACTTTGGCGAACTTGTCGACCATCACCCCGAAGACGGCGTTGTTGTCGATATTGGAGGGGGGTGTGGTTTCTTCGCACGAGCACTGTCCGCATCGGGAGGTTGGCGAACCCGGGTTATCGATATGGATCCGGCGTCCATCGAGTCCTGTACCAGCATCGGAGTAGAGGGGCGCATCGGCAATGCATTGGCGCCGGCTGTCGAAGGCGACGAGCGCGTTGTCTGTTTCAATCTCATTCTCCACCACTTGGTTGGATCATCGGAGAGCGCTACTCGCTCATTGCAGATTGATGCTCTTCGGAAATGGCATGGACGGGTCCCCACATTGTTCGTGAACGAGTATATCTATCAATCCTTCTTGGGGCGTCTGAGCCCCCGTCTCATTTTCGAGATTACGTCGAGCCGGATGTTGTCCCTATTTGCTTCGATGGTTGCGCGCATTGTCCCGTCATTCAAAGCCAACACCTTCGGCGTTGGTGTGCGCTTCCGATCGCACGAAGACTGGTGCGAAATCTTCGAAGAAGCTGGATACAAGGTCACGAAGGTTGCGATCGGCAGCCCCGAACCTATCGCTCACCCGTTGCGCCTGCTCCTGATACGGACTATTCGCCGTGACAGCTATCGGTTGGAGCCAAAGTGA
- a CDS encoding FkbM family methyltransferase, translating into MNDTEENAIVYSFGIGEDISFDLAAIEAFRCRIHGFDPTPRCRTWIEQQSLSENFIFHPVGLAGEEGEIEFFAPENDAHVSYSAQPAPKSNVALKIVAPVKRLDDLIAENGSGPPQILKMDIEGFEYDVIEDILRGEFRPRQWLVEFHHRMYGIPTERTINAVSRIREAGYKLFYVSPGGHEYGFVYMPEGAHENQ; encoded by the coding sequence TTGAACGATACCGAGGAGAATGCGATTGTCTACTCCTTCGGCATTGGGGAGGATATCTCCTTCGACCTCGCTGCCATCGAGGCATTCCGGTGCCGAATTCACGGCTTTGATCCGACCCCTAGGTGCCGCACCTGGATTGAACAGCAGTCGCTGTCTGAAAACTTCATTTTTCATCCAGTTGGCCTTGCTGGCGAGGAAGGTGAAATCGAGTTCTTCGCACCCGAGAATGACGCGCACGTCTCTTACTCTGCGCAACCTGCCCCTAAATCAAATGTCGCGCTGAAGATCGTGGCGCCGGTCAAGCGCCTTGATGATCTGATTGCCGAGAATGGTTCCGGGCCCCCACAAATCTTGAAGATGGATATCGAAGGATTCGAATACGACGTTATTGAAGACATTCTACGCGGAGAGTTTAGGCCTCGGCAGTGGCTAGTGGAGTTTCACCACCGGATGTACGGTATTCCCACCGAGCGAACCATCAACGCCGTGAGCAGGATTCGCGAAGCGGGCTACAAGCTCTTCTACGTTTCGCCGGGTGGTCACGAATATGGCTTCGTCTACATGCCAGAGGGCGCTCACGAAAATCAATAA
- a CDS encoding UDP-3-O-(3-hydroxymyristoyl)glucosamine N-acyltransferase, whose translation MRNTLSKRVRASELAASMGLPWFGTDVSISHVRTLDTVDEGALAFANSDLDQKRHCAATIIAKPGARISKGAVIEADNPRLAFARALHQIERLAGFRGYEAEASVGEGAKVSSTAVLGRSVTIGARTVIGENVVICDGTRIGSDCIIKSNTVIGEPGFGFERDENGVPVRIMHLGDVVIGDRVEIGSLNTICRATLGTTVVEDDVKTDDHVHIAHNCRIRRGALITACVELSGGVDVGEFSWIGPNSSLMQKITVGDGSLVGIGSNVTKPVAKGSTVAGNPARVLRASTDPQ comes from the coding sequence TTGCGTAACACATTATCGAAACGCGTTCGAGCTTCAGAACTTGCCGCCAGTATGGGGTTGCCTTGGTTTGGGACCGACGTTTCAATCTCTCACGTCCGGACCCTTGACACTGTCGATGAAGGGGCGCTGGCCTTCGCTAACTCGGACCTCGATCAGAAACGGCATTGCGCGGCGACCATAATCGCGAAACCCGGCGCGCGCATCTCTAAGGGCGCTGTTATTGAGGCAGATAACCCTAGATTGGCGTTTGCTCGTGCACTTCATCAAATCGAGAGACTAGCAGGTTTCCGAGGTTATGAAGCCGAGGCGTCAGTTGGAGAGGGGGCGAAGGTCAGTTCTACAGCGGTCCTTGGCAGATCTGTAACCATTGGAGCAAGAACCGTCATTGGCGAGAACGTTGTTATCTGTGATGGTACGAGAATTGGCTCAGACTGCATAATTAAATCAAACACAGTAATTGGGGAGCCTGGGTTTGGCTTCGAACGTGACGAGAATGGTGTGCCTGTGCGCATCATGCACCTGGGCGATGTTGTCATTGGCGATCGTGTAGAGATTGGCAGCCTCAACACCATTTGTCGGGCCACCCTTGGGACGACCGTTGTTGAGGATGATGTCAAGACAGACGATCACGTGCATATTGCCCACAACTGTCGAATACGGAGGGGCGCCCTGATTACGGCTTGTGTAGAACTCAGCGGCGGTGTCGATGTTGGTGAGTTCTCGTGGATTGGTCCGAACTCTTCTCTAATGCAAAAAATCACTGTTGGCGACGGATCGCTTGTTGGAATTGGCTCGAATGTAACGAAACCCGTAGCCAAGGGTTCAACAGTTGCAGGTAATCCTGCAAGGGTCTTGCGCGCCAGCACCGATCCACAGTAG
- a CDS encoding polysaccharide biosynthesis protein, with product MSENNFAGHTLLLTGGTGSFGNAVLRRFLHSDLEEIRIFSRDEKKQDDMRKRFNDPKLKFYIGDVRDYSSVLNAVRGVDFIFHAAALKQVPSCEFYPLEAVKTNVFGTENVLEAAISCGVERVVCLSTDKAVYPINAMGISKAMMEKVAVAKSRSSDRTVICATRYGNVMASRGSVIPLFADQIRARIPISITDPGMTRFMMTLDDAVELVLYAFRNGCSGDIFVQKAPAATIATLAQSMRDMLGVPDHPIHEIGTRHGEKLFEVLLSREEMAASEDLGDYFRIPPDLRDLNYGKFIEEGEKKISLAEDYNSHNTTRLDVAGMTELLHKLPFMRAMAAGDYISPEE from the coding sequence ATGTCAGAGAATAACTTTGCAGGGCACACACTGCTGCTGACTGGAGGGACGGGCTCCTTCGGGAATGCCGTGCTCAGACGCTTTCTTCATTCGGACCTTGAGGAGATCCGCATCTTCAGTCGGGACGAAAAGAAGCAGGACGATATGCGCAAGCGCTTCAACGATCCCAAGCTGAAGTTCTACATTGGCGATGTGCGGGATTACTCATCGGTGCTCAATGCGGTGCGAGGTGTCGACTTCATTTTTCATGCGGCAGCCTTGAAACAGGTCCCTTCCTGTGAGTTCTATCCACTTGAAGCGGTCAAGACCAACGTGTTTGGTACTGAGAATGTGCTTGAGGCGGCGATAAGTTGTGGTGTCGAGCGGGTCGTCTGCCTCAGCACCGACAAAGCAGTATATCCCATTAATGCGATGGGCATATCCAAGGCGATGATGGAGAAGGTCGCGGTTGCCAAGTCAAGGAGCAGCGACCGCACGGTGATCTGCGCCACCCGCTACGGCAATGTCATGGCTTCGAGAGGCTCCGTGATCCCGCTGTTCGCCGACCAGATCAGAGCGCGAATCCCGATCAGCATTACTGATCCGGGAATGACGCGATTCATGATGACGCTCGACGATGCTGTCGAGTTGGTGCTCTATGCGTTTCGGAACGGTTGTTCAGGCGACATCTTCGTCCAGAAGGCCCCGGCTGCGACAATTGCCACTCTGGCACAATCAATGCGCGATATGCTTGGAGTTCCTGACCACCCCATTCACGAGATCGGCACCAGGCACGGCGAGAAGTTATTCGAGGTGCTACTTAGTCGCGAGGAAATGGCGGCATCGGAAGACCTTGGAGATTATTTCCGGATTCCGCCTGATCTTCGCGATCTCAATTACGGTAAGTTCATCGAGGAAGGCGAGAAGAAGATATCCCTCGCGGAGGACTACAATTCTCACAACACGACACGTCTCGATGTGGCTGGCATGACGGAGCTTCTGCACAAGCTGCCGTTTATGCGCGCCATGGCGGCGGGCGATTACATTTCTCCCGAGGAATGA
- a CDS encoding glycosyltransferase family 4 protein, with protein MKSVLFIGPIPPPITGQALACEVFLKALDELHSVTLVNINKADLVSGGLSWSRIREILRLLREVRREARRADAVYFTITESILGNAKDILIFIACWRLLGKMVIHLHGGAGMIRLLNGPTGSLRLLNGFFLRRIASVVVLGKRLTKIYSGIVPEERLHVVENFAEDCFQISSGTLDRKFASDKPLSVLYLSNMIPEKGYLLLRDAALELERKLPGCTQVNFAGAFQSKAEEEKFLDSISSADNMKYHGVVNGDEKRTLLAEADILALPTFYPYEGQPICILEGYASGCAVLTTDHSGIFDVFEPGRNGWEVEKGSSESIIDALSECLARRDKVAKTGASNAQLARSRFTVDRYNRELVSLVCELLDHESNFAPEDSKKWP; from the coding sequence ATGAAAAGCGTACTATTCATCGGCCCAATACCTCCGCCGATCACGGGCCAAGCCCTAGCGTGCGAAGTCTTCTTAAAGGCGCTCGACGAGTTGCACTCTGTAACGTTGGTCAACATCAATAAGGCTGATCTCGTTAGCGGAGGTCTCTCTTGGAGTCGGATCAGAGAAATATTGCGCCTATTGCGCGAAGTACGCCGCGAAGCAAGGCGAGCAGACGCCGTTTATTTCACCATTACCGAATCAATACTGGGCAATGCCAAGGATATCTTGATATTCATCGCATGCTGGCGATTATTGGGCAAAATGGTGATCCATCTGCACGGCGGCGCCGGAATGATACGGCTACTTAATGGCCCAACAGGATCTCTCCGTTTATTGAATGGGTTCTTCCTGCGCAGGATTGCGTCGGTTGTAGTGTTGGGCAAGAGGCTAACGAAGATTTACTCGGGAATTGTTCCCGAAGAGAGGCTTCACGTCGTCGAGAACTTCGCTGAAGATTGCTTTCAGATCAGTAGCGGCACGCTTGATCGGAAGTTCGCCTCCGACAAGCCCTTATCCGTTCTCTATCTGTCCAACATGATTCCCGAGAAAGGCTATTTGTTGCTTCGGGACGCAGCGCTGGAACTCGAAAGAAAGCTTCCTGGTTGCACCCAGGTCAATTTTGCTGGAGCGTTTCAGTCAAAAGCCGAAGAGGAAAAATTCCTCGATTCAATCTCTAGTGCTGACAACATGAAGTATCACGGTGTGGTGAACGGGGATGAGAAGCGCACGTTACTCGCGGAAGCCGATATTCTAGCCTTGCCAACTTTCTATCCTTACGAAGGTCAGCCCATCTGCATTCTTGAGGGCTATGCCTCTGGGTGCGCTGTGCTAACGACTGACCACAGTGGGATATTCGATGTCTTCGAGCCAGGAAGGAACGGGTGGGAGGTGGAGAAAGGCTCCAGCGAGTCAATCATTGATGCCCTGTCGGAATGTCTTGCTAGGCGCGACAAAGTGGCAAAAACTGGCGCTAGTAATGCGCAGCTCGCGCGAAGCAGGTTCACAGTTGATAGGTACAATCGTGAACTTGTCTCCCTAGTTTGCGAACTGCTCGACCATGAATCTAATTTCGCACCGGAAGACAGCAAAAAATGGCCGTAA
- a CDS encoding AglZ/HisF2 family acetamidino modification protein encodes MLRPRIVPCLLIHEGGLVKTVRFRDPTYVGDPINAVRIFNEKESDELVVLDIDASANGVEPDFKLIEHLAAECRMPLCYGGGVTTVDQAKRIISLGVEKVALSSAAVANPDLISAIADSVGRQSTVVVIDTRKRTFGSNYDVYTHNGTRKTGLAPTDFAQQAEARGAGEIIVNSIDRDGTLKGYDVGLARQMRAAVNTPLSFLGGAGRLEDIESLIREVGVVGASAGSLFVFKGKYRAVLINYPQPASKEELVQRAMRA; translated from the coding sequence GTGTTGCGCCCTCGCATCGTGCCATGCTTGCTCATCCACGAAGGTGGGTTGGTCAAGACTGTGAGGTTCCGAGATCCGACCTATGTCGGGGACCCCATCAATGCAGTCCGGATATTCAACGAGAAGGAATCGGACGAACTAGTCGTACTCGACATTGACGCGTCGGCTAATGGCGTTGAGCCGGACTTCAAGCTTATCGAGCATCTGGCCGCGGAATGCCGCATGCCTCTTTGTTACGGCGGCGGGGTCACTACGGTTGATCAGGCCAAGCGCATCATTAGCCTAGGCGTCGAGAAGGTCGCATTGAGTTCAGCGGCAGTGGCTAATCCGGATTTGATCTCGGCAATCGCCGATTCCGTCGGGCGCCAATCCACGGTAGTAGTCATCGACACTCGCAAGCGCACATTCGGAAGCAACTACGACGTCTATACTCACAACGGAACACGCAAGACGGGATTGGCACCAACCGATTTTGCGCAACAAGCGGAAGCGCGCGGCGCCGGCGAAATTATCGTGAATTCGATCGATCGTGATGGAACATTGAAGGGGTACGACGTCGGGCTTGCCCGGCAGATGCGTGCCGCGGTCAATACGCCTCTGAGCTTCCTTGGCGGCGCCGGGCGCCTTGAGGATATCGAGTCGCTCATCCGTGAAGTTGGGGTGGTCGGCGCTTCCGCCGGAAGCCTGTTCGTCTTTAAGGGCAAGTACCGCGCGGTGTTGATCAATTATCCTCAGCCGGCCAGCAAGGAAGAATTGGTTCAGCGCGCAATGCGGGCTTAG
- the hisH gene encoding imidazole glycerol phosphate synthase subunit HisH: MIHIVDYGLGNIGAFLTLYKRQDIPAIAVSTAEQLAGADHILLPGVGSFDHAMELLNRSGMRETLDHLVLEKRVPVLGVCVGMQILGDASEEGTSSGLGWIPGHIRDLGGRGGAHQGLPLPHMGWNDIKATRYVPLLADLVDPRFYFLHSFYFDNQEVEDAAATAEYGTDFTCIVNRDNVWGVQFHPEKSHSFGMALLKNFASL, translated from the coding sequence GTGATCCATATTGTCGATTACGGCCTCGGCAACATCGGGGCGTTTCTTACCCTCTATAAGCGCCAAGACATTCCAGCGATCGCCGTTTCGACTGCCGAACAGCTTGCCGGCGCCGATCATATTCTGCTCCCGGGCGTCGGTTCATTCGATCACGCGATGGAGTTGCTCAACCGGTCGGGCATGCGGGAAACCCTCGATCACCTGGTGCTTGAAAAGAGAGTGCCTGTATTGGGCGTCTGTGTTGGCATGCAGATCTTGGGTGATGCGAGTGAGGAGGGCACATCTTCCGGCCTTGGGTGGATCCCTGGACATATCCGTGATCTTGGCGGCCGGGGCGGTGCGCACCAGGGCCTCCCATTGCCACACATGGGCTGGAACGATATCAAGGCGACACGCTATGTTCCGCTGCTGGCCGATCTTGTCGACCCGCGTTTCTACTTTCTCCATAGCTTCTATTTCGATAACCAAGAGGTAGAGGATGCTGCCGCAACCGCCGAGTACGGTACCGATTTCACCTGCATCGTAAACCGTGACAATGTCTGGGGTGTGCAATTTCATCCTGAAAAGAGCCATAGTTTCGGCATGGCACTTCTCAAGAATTTCGCGAGTCTCTGA
- the wecB gene encoding non-hydrolyzing UDP-N-acetylglucosamine 2-epimerase, protein MRKLKVMTVVGTRPEIIRLSRVIAALDRDCDHVLVHTGQNYDYELNGIFFDELGIRKPDHFLEAAGASGAQTIGQVIIAVDVLLEQVRPDALLVLGDTNSCTAVIPAKRRKIPTFHMEAGNRCFDQRVPEEINRRIVDHTADINLTYSDIAREYLLREGLPPDLVVKTGSPMFEVLSHYRAGIDASDALERLGIEHGQYFVVSAHREENVEPEASFDKLIGMLDALVEKFGLPVVVSTHPRTQKRIAARGVQFSEQVMLLKPLGFLDYNRLQISARAVLSDSGTINEEASILNFPALNIREAHERPEGMEETAAMMVGLSPERILQGLEILSRQPRGRERLVRLVADYSMPNVSEKVVRIIHSYVDYVNRVIWKKY, encoded by the coding sequence ATGCGCAAACTCAAGGTAATGACCGTTGTCGGCACGCGGCCAGAGATCATCCGCCTTTCACGCGTTATCGCGGCGCTCGATCGAGATTGCGACCATGTTCTGGTGCATACGGGGCAGAATTACGACTACGAATTGAACGGAATTTTTTTCGACGAGCTTGGCATTCGCAAGCCTGATCACTTCCTCGAAGCAGCGGGTGCCAGTGGAGCCCAGACAATTGGGCAAGTGATTATCGCGGTCGATGTCTTGCTCGAGCAAGTTCGCCCCGATGCACTTCTCGTTCTTGGGGACACCAATAGCTGCACTGCCGTTATCCCTGCGAAAAGACGGAAGATCCCTACATTTCACATGGAAGCGGGAAATCGCTGTTTCGATCAACGCGTCCCCGAGGAGATCAACCGGCGGATCGTAGATCACACAGCGGACATCAACCTTACTTACAGCGATATTGCGCGGGAATATCTTCTCCGAGAGGGATTGCCTCCAGATCTGGTTGTCAAGACAGGCAGCCCGATGTTTGAAGTGCTTTCGCATTATCGGGCTGGGATTGATGCGTCCGATGCACTTGAGAGACTAGGCATCGAGCACGGACAGTATTTCGTTGTCAGCGCACACCGCGAAGAGAATGTGGAGCCGGAAGCAAGCTTCGACAAGCTGATAGGCATGCTGGACGCGCTGGTTGAGAAATTCGGACTACCGGTTGTGGTTTCGACACACCCCCGGACTCAGAAGCGGATTGCCGCGCGCGGTGTGCAATTTAGTGAGCAAGTAATGTTGCTCAAGCCGCTCGGCTTCCTTGATTATAATCGCCTCCAAATCTCCGCCCGAGCCGTCCTGTCGGACAGTGGCACAATCAACGAAGAGGCATCCATCCTCAATTTCCCCGCACTCAACATTCGCGAAGCTCACGAACGTCCCGAAGGGATGGAAGAAACTGCGGCGATGATGGTGGGGCTTTCGCCCGAGCGCATCTTGCAGGGTCTCGAAATCCTGTCGCGGCAGCCGCGTGGGAGGGAGCGACTGGTCCGGTTGGTAGCGGACTATTCGATGCCAAACGTATCGGAGAAAGTTGTGCGCATAATCCATAGTTACGTCGATTATGTGAACCGAGTGATCTGGAAGAAGTATTAG
- the wbjC gene encoding UDP-2-acetamido-2,6-beta-L-arabino-hexul-4-ose reductase, whose amino-acid sequence MKVLVTGANGFLGKTLVVRLEEVGGFTLDSFLRTDDVSILQGKVAAADAVIHLAGENRPADPSAFMEVNAGLTQLLCDFIRATGRPIPIIFASSTQAKLDNPYGASKRAGEEVLLALSNEPGQSCTIFRLPNVFGKWSRPNYNSAVATFCHNIARDLPIRIDDPDAPLTLAYVDDVVDAIIASLRSTEAGLHWPEVEPQFNTTVGAVAETLRAFRASRETLVTERVGEGLPRALYATYVSFLEPAQFSYEIPTYGDQRGVFVEMLKTPDSGQFSFFTAHPGITRGGHYHHSKTEKFLVIRGRASFRFRHLLTDETYSIETSGACSTIVETIPGWSHDITNIGDDELIVMLWANEIFDRNRPDTIARSV is encoded by the coding sequence ATGAAGGTACTCGTAACTGGCGCCAATGGGTTCCTGGGCAAGACCCTGGTTGTTCGATTGGAAGAGGTTGGCGGTTTCACCCTCGATAGCTTCCTGCGAACAGATGACGTTTCGATCTTGCAGGGCAAAGTTGCCGCTGCCGATGCAGTAATTCACTTGGCAGGTGAGAACAGGCCAGCCGATCCCTCCGCCTTTATGGAGGTCAACGCCGGTTTGACGCAGCTACTTTGCGATTTCATACGTGCGACCGGACGGCCTATTCCGATAATCTTCGCCTCCTCGACACAAGCGAAACTCGACAATCCCTATGGGGCGAGCAAGCGCGCGGGAGAAGAAGTGCTTCTCGCTCTCTCGAACGAACCCGGTCAGAGCTGCACGATTTTTCGATTGCCGAACGTGTTCGGGAAATGGTCCCGACCGAACTATAATTCTGCCGTTGCCACTTTCTGCCACAATATTGCCCGGGACCTGCCGATCCGTATCGATGATCCCGACGCGCCGTTGACCCTTGCCTATGTCGACGACGTAGTCGACGCAATCATCGCTTCTCTGCGGTCGACCGAAGCCGGGTTGCATTGGCCCGAAGTCGAGCCACAATTCAACACCACGGTTGGCGCAGTTGCAGAGACCCTGAGAGCCTTCCGGGCGAGCCGCGAAACGCTTGTAACGGAGCGGGTCGGAGAAGGCCTGCCCCGAGCTTTGTACGCGACATATGTAAGCTTTCTTGAGCCAGCTCAGTTCAGCTATGAGATTCCGACATACGGTGACCAGCGTGGGGTTTTTGTGGAGATGTTGAAGACGCCTGATAGCGGGCAATTCTCATTCTTCACCGCACATCCAGGAATTACCCGGGGTGGTCATTATCACCACAGCAAGACCGAAAAGTTCCTGGTCATCCGAGGGCGGGCGAGCTTTCGCTTTCGACATTTGCTAACTGATGAAACGTACTCGATCGAAACGAGCGGGGCTTGTTCTACGATTGTTGAAACCATACCCGGCTGGAGTCACGACATCACCAACATAGGCGACGACGAGTTGATCGTGATGCTATGGGCGAATGAAATATTCGACCGCAACCGGCCAGACACAATCGCTCGGAGCGTATAA
- a CDS encoding class I SAM-dependent methyltransferase, with product MAVKLYEISENQDHYGGEYSENAMLWRRYGAIDKARNISEIIAGRPVERVLEVGCGTGAVLREVISRGIGRHHVGIDVVDPIEHVDKSSLGLDLRHYDGVTIPFADDSFDFVYASHVLEHVSDPRGFLAELARVSSRYIYVEVPCEILLRSSRESVQTALDIGHINAFNPTYFLVTLQTAGLPPEDLRVFDHSLEVTGFGMPAWKGRLLKFIRSSSLALVPELATKLFCYHCGALVDLAMSKQLGK from the coding sequence ATGGCCGTAAAACTCTACGAGATCTCCGAAAATCAAGATCACTATGGAGGCGAGTACTCGGAGAATGCAATGCTATGGCGTCGCTATGGTGCAATAGACAAGGCGCGCAACATTTCCGAGATTATCGCCGGAAGGCCGGTCGAGAGAGTCTTGGAAGTTGGTTGCGGCACTGGTGCAGTTCTGCGGGAGGTCATCTCGCGAGGCATCGGCCGTCATCATGTCGGTATCGACGTGGTCGATCCAATCGAGCATGTTGACAAATCGTCTCTCGGCCTCGACCTGCGCCACTACGACGGAGTTACGATCCCGTTCGCTGACGATAGCTTCGATTTTGTCTACGCAAGCCATGTTTTGGAGCATGTGAGTGACCCTCGTGGGTTCCTTGCAGAATTGGCAAGGGTAAGTTCAAGATATATCTACGTCGAGGTTCCTTGCGAGATTTTACTTCGCAGCAGCAGGGAGTCTGTCCAAACAGCTTTGGACATTGGGCATATCAATGCATTCAATCCCACATATTTCCTTGTCACCCTTCAAACCGCGGGCTTGCCTCCGGAGGATTTGCGTGTGTTTGATCACTCATTGGAGGTGACTGGGTTCGGAATGCCGGCTTGGAAGGGCCGGCTCCTGAAATTTATCCGCTCAAGCTCACTGGCGCTTGTCCCTGAACTGGCGACCAAGCTTTTTTGTTACCATTGTGGCGCATTAGTGGATCTCGCAATGAGTAAACAACTGGGCAAATAA